In Gemmatimonadaceae bacterium, one DNA window encodes the following:
- a CDS encoding carbohydrate binding family 9 domain-containing protein translates to MISLRSLAAIALLALALGPAADAQSVTMTGPGGRSGRATVVSVAPTIDGRLDDEAWQQATVFTDFVQREPVEGNPVSERTEVRIVTDGVALYVAAWLYDREAALIVPSETIRDVTLTNSDYFAFILDTYHDRQNGFLFGTTPSGIEHDAQVIREGEGGGVFVAGQSRAQAGSLGGVNLNWDANWTVRTSRDGEGWYAEFRVPFSTLRYGGGATQTWGLNLMRGIRRRNEEALWSRVSRQFSINRLSQAGTLEDLAVPAQRIATVTPYVLGNSARNYTTQSAFRGTGEFGVDAKYGITPSLTLDLTYNTDFAQVEVDEQRTNLTRFPLFFPEKRPFFLENAGVLSAGTPQAVDLFFTRRIGIDSLGQPVPILGGGRLTGRVGGLTVGALAMVTDAQNGVEGNGYGVLRLLRELSTRSRVGVMAVQRQRRGDGGDFNRVLGVDARVGIGQDWTADAWAGHSETPGLTGDPYSWSGRVAYETRDWRHSVRVLQVGDAFNPEVGFMARPAGYRFDELMLMRLVRNPSWRHVREWNPHISLRRYVGTDGFLQSSWAHIDVTEVQFNGGGRFGPDINVYTEGLQVPFEIAPGVILQPGQYAFSVPGLDWGSDPSDAISFLARLEAGQFYSGTKTGGNVAITARRGAAFSSTLTLDHQDVDLPEGDFVRDLIGLKLAYFFTPRIFVQSLTQYNNQAEVFTANVRLGWLSTANTGLFVVLNDGEEAEGFTRWRRPLARSVTVKYSYQVGAAR, encoded by the coding sequence GTGGCCCCTACCATAGATGGGCGCCTCGATGACGAGGCCTGGCAGCAGGCCACGGTGTTCACGGATTTCGTGCAGCGCGAGCCCGTCGAGGGCAATCCGGTCAGCGAGCGCACGGAGGTGCGCATCGTCACGGACGGCGTGGCGCTGTATGTGGCGGCCTGGCTCTACGACCGCGAGGCGGCGTTGATCGTCCCCAGCGAGACGATCCGCGACGTGACCCTGACGAACAGCGATTACTTCGCGTTCATCCTCGACACGTATCACGACCGGCAGAACGGCTTCCTCTTCGGCACCACGCCCTCGGGGATCGAGCACGATGCGCAGGTGATTCGCGAGGGTGAGGGCGGGGGCGTGTTTGTGGCGGGGCAGAGCCGCGCGCAGGCGGGCTCGTTGGGTGGCGTGAACCTGAACTGGGACGCCAACTGGACCGTGCGCACCTCGCGCGACGGCGAGGGCTGGTACGCCGAGTTCCGCGTACCGTTCTCGACGCTGCGCTACGGCGGCGGGGCGACGCAGACCTGGGGCCTGAACCTGATGCGCGGCATCCGGCGCCGGAACGAGGAGGCGCTGTGGTCGCGCGTGTCGCGGCAGTTCAGCATCAACCGGCTCTCGCAGGCGGGCACACTGGAGGACCTCGCCGTGCCCGCGCAGCGTATCGCCACCGTGACGCCGTACGTGCTCGGCAACTCGGCGCGCAACTACACCACGCAGTCGGCGTTCCGCGGCACCGGTGAGTTCGGCGTGGATGCCAAGTACGGCATCACGCCCAGCCTGACGCTGGATCTCACGTACAACACCGACTTCGCGCAGGTCGAGGTGGACGAGCAGCGCACGAACCTCACGCGATTTCCGCTGTTCTTTCCTGAGAAGCGGCCCTTCTTCCTGGAGAACGCCGGCGTGCTCTCGGCGGGCACGCCGCAGGCCGTGGACCTGTTCTTCACCCGACGCATCGGCATCGACTCGCTGGGCCAGCCCGTGCCGATCCTCGGCGGCGGTCGGCTTACGGGGCGCGTGGGCGGACTGACGGTCGGCGCCCTGGCGATGGTCACCGACGCGCAGAACGGCGTCGAAGGCAACGGCTACGGCGTGCTGCGCCTGCTGCGCGAGCTCTCGACGCGCTCGCGCGTCGGCGTGATGGCCGTGCAGCGCCAGCGGCGCGGCGACGGCGGCGACTTCAATCGGGTACTCGGCGTGGATGCGCGCGTCGGGATCGGGCAGGACTGGACGGCCGATGCCTGGGCCGGCCACTCGGAGACCCCGGGTCTCACAGGCGATCCCTACTCGTGGAGCGGCCGCGTGGCCTACGAGACGCGCGACTGGCGGCACTCGGTGCGCGTGCTGCAGGTGGGCGATGCGTTCAATCCCGAGGTGGGCTTCATGGCGCGGCCCGCCGGGTATCGCTTCGACGAGTTGATGTTGATGCGGTTGGTGCGCAATCCCTCGTGGCGGCACGTGCGCGAGTGGAACCCGCACATCAGCCTGCGCCGCTACGTGGGCACGGACGGATTCCTGCAGTCGTCGTGGGCGCACATCGACGTCACCGAGGTGCAGTTCAATGGCGGTGGTCGATTCGGGCCCGACATCAATGTGTACACGGAAGGCCTGCAGGTGCCGTTCGAGATTGCGCCGGGCGTGATCCTGCAGCCGGGCCAGTATGCGTTCTCGGTGCCGGGCCTCGACTGGGGCTCGGATCCCAGTGACGCGATCTCCTTCCTCGCGCGCCTCGAGGCCGGCCAGTTCTACTCGGGCACGAAGACCGGCGGCAACGTGGCCATCACGGCACGGCGCGGCGCGGCGTTCTCCTCGACGCTGACGCTGGACCACCAGGACGTGGACCTGCCGGAGGGCGACTTCGTCCGCGATTTGATTGGCCTCAAGCTCGCGTACTTCTTCACGCCGCGGATCTTCGTGCAGTCGCTGACACAGTACAACAACCAGGCGGAGGTGTTCACGGCGAACGTGCGACTGGGTTGGTTGAGCACGGCGAACACGGGCCTGTTTGTGGTGCTCAACGATGGCGAAGAGGCGGAGGGCTTCACGCGGTGGCGGCGACCCTTGGCGCGCTCGGTGACGGTGAAGTATTCGTACCAAGTGGGAGCAGCGAGGTAG